One window of the Peptacetobacter hiranonis genome contains the following:
- the aroE gene encoding shikimate dehydrogenase, with amino-acid sequence MGTNSETRIFALLGHPVSNSFSPNMHSYLFEKYGVNGAYLCFDIEPRKIYKTVESMRILNAVGFNVTIPYKTDIMAGLDEIDRNAELIGAVNTVKNEDGVLKGYNTDGRGFVKAIIDRNISIIGKSALILGSGGACRSIAIEMASNGIGKIDIRNRSLENAEKIAKRVNSVFGTEVVYSKEVVTKNDLEKYDFLINTTPIGMESKECPIDEGIEVDSDIVVYDIVYKPHRTNLIKWAEKNNLKVIHGIDMLINQGIDAFEIWTGKKVDSEDEEILKEMFQSERI; translated from the coding sequence ATGGGAACAAATTCAGAAACAAGAATCTTTGCACTTTTAGGTCATCCAGTGAGTAATAGTTTTTCACCTAATATGCACAGTTATTTATTTGAAAAATACGGCGTAAATGGAGCGTATCTATGTTTTGATATAGAGCCTAGAAAAATATACAAAACTGTAGAATCTATGAGAATTTTAAATGCAGTTGGATTTAATGTAACCATTCCATACAAGACGGATATAATGGCGGGACTAGATGAGATAGATAGAAACGCAGAATTAATAGGTGCTGTAAATACTGTTAAAAATGAAGATGGAGTTTTAAAAGGGTACAATACAGATGGAAGAGGATTTGTAAAAGCTATTATAGATAGAAACATATCTATAATAGGTAAGAGCGCTCTTATACTTGGTAGCGGTGGTGCATGTAGAAGTATCGCCATTGAAATGGCATCTAACGGAATTGGAAAAATTGATATAAGAAATAGAAGCCTTGAAAATGCGGAAAAAATAGCTAAAAGAGTAAATTCTGTATTTGGTACAGAGGTTGTATATTCAAAAGAGGTAGTCACTAAGAATGATTTAGAAAAATATGATTTTCTGATAAATACTACTCCAATAGGTATGGAAAGCAAAGAATGCCCTATAGACGAGGGTATAGAGGTGGATAGCGATATAGTAGTATACGATATAGTATATAAGCCTCATAGAACCAATTTAATCAAATGGGCGGAAAAAAATAACTTAAAAGTTATACATGGAATAGATATGCTTATAAATCAAGGTATAGATGCATTTGAAATATGGACTGGTAAAAAGGTTGATTCAGAAGATGAAGAGATTCTAAAGGAGATGTTCCAATCTGAAAGAATCTAA
- a CDS encoding peptidase U32 family protein gives MEMKRAELLAPAGDLEKLKTAIIYGADAVYIGGEVFGMRSAAKNFSIEDMAEGVEFAHARGKKVYVTVNIIPHNEDFKYLDEYLLELQRIGIDAIIVSDPGVISVAKRVVPEMELHLSTQANTTNFESANFWYNQGIKRVVVAREMSFEEIKEIREKTPDDLEIEAFMHGAMCISYSGRCLISNYMTGREANKGSCAQSCRWQYYLMEEKRPGEYFPIYEDERGTFFFNSKDLCMIEHIPELVESGIMSLKIEGRMKTAYYVATVVRAYRMALDAYYEDPENWKFNPMWMEELKKGSHRHFTTGFYLHKPGTEDQNYESASYVRNYDFIGVVRGHDEETGLAIVEQRNKMSVGEDIEIMAPYKETMYAKILEMYNEDGEPIESAPHPRQIVKMKLDVPVEEDYMLRKPIEEKIDN, from the coding sequence ATGGAAATGAAAAGAGCAGAATTATTGGCTCCAGCGGGAGACCTTGAAAAATTAAAAACTGCCATAATATACGGTGCAGATGCTGTATATATAGGTGGAGAAGTATTTGGAATGAGATCAGCTGCTAAAAACTTCAGTATAGAAGATATGGCAGAAGGTGTTGAATTCGCACACGCAAGAGGAAAAAAAGTATATGTAACAGTTAATATAATACCTCACAATGAAGACTTTAAATATTTAGATGAATATTTACTAGAATTACAGAGAATAGGAATAGATGCGATAATAGTATCTGACCCAGGGGTTATAAGTGTTGCTAAGAGAGTTGTTCCAGAAATGGAATTACATTTAAGTACTCAGGCTAATACTACAAACTTTGAAAGTGCTAATTTCTGGTACAACCAGGGAATAAAAAGAGTAGTTGTTGCTAGAGAAATGTCTTTTGAAGAAATAAAAGAAATAAGAGAAAAAACTCCAGATGATTTAGAAATAGAAGCATTCATGCACGGTGCAATGTGTATATCTTACTCAGGAAGATGCTTAATAAGTAACTACATGACAGGTAGAGAAGCTAATAAAGGTTCTTGTGCACAGTCATGCAGATGGCAGTATTACCTAATGGAAGAAAAAAGACCAGGTGAATACTTCCCAATATACGAAGACGAAAGAGGAACATTCTTCTTCAACTCAAAAGACCTTTGTATGATAGAACATATACCAGAACTTGTTGAATCAGGTATAATGAGTTTAAAAATAGAAGGAAGAATGAAAACAGCTTACTATGTTGCAACAGTTGTTAGAGCATATAGAATGGCATTAGACGCATATTATGAAGATCCAGAAAACTGGAAATTCAACCCAATGTGGATGGAAGAACTTAAAAAAGGAAGTCACAGACACTTTACAACAGGATTCTATTTACACAAACCAGGTACAGAAGATCAGAACTACGAATCTGCATCTTATGTAAGAAACTACGATTTCATAGGTGTTGTTAGAGGACATGATGAGGAAACTGGTCTTGCAATAGTAGAACAGAGAAATAAAATGTCTGTTGGAGAAGATATAGAAATAATGGCTCCATACAAAGAAACTATGTACGCTAAGATATTAGAAATGTACAATGAAGATGGTGAGCCAATAGAATCAGCTCCACATCCAAGACAGATAGTAAAAATGAAACTAGATGTTCCAGTTGAAGAAGATTATATGCTTAGAAAACCTATAGAAGAAAAAATAGATAATTAA
- a CDS encoding CD1247 N-terminal domain-containing protein, which yields MKVKEDVAYLRGLAEGLEIAKEGKNGKVIEKMIVTLDKFADAINRLQDENEELREYIEGVDSDLADMYEDMEELEENIDDIYDELEDMEEDIEDLYECECDCDCEDEDDDDYGYIEMECPYCGELVEIDEDELYDDDLDIVCPYCEEVILSSEDFDDECEDGCCSCEGCCGEDEE from the coding sequence ATGAAAGTAAAAGAAGATGTTGCATACCTAAGAGGATTAGCAGAAGGACTTGAAATAGCAAAAGAAGGTAAAAATGGAAAAGTTATAGAAAAAATGATAGTAACTTTAGACAAATTTGCTGATGCTATAAATAGACTTCAGGACGAAAATGAAGAACTTCGTGAATATATAGAAGGCGTGGATTCTGATTTAGCAGATATGTATGAAGATATGGAAGAATTAGAAGAAAACATAGACGATATATACGATGAATTAGAAGACATGGAAGAAGATATAGAAGATCTTTATGAGTGTGAATGCGATTGTGATTGTGAGGACGAAGACGACGACGATTACGGCTACATTGAAATGGAATGCCCATACTGCGGTGAACTAGTAGAAATAGATGAAGATGAGCTTTACGATGATGACCTAGATATAGTTTGTCCTTACTGTGAAGAAGTTATATTATCTTCAGAAGACTTCGATGATGAATGCGAAGATGGATGCTGTTCATGCGAAGGATGCTGTGGAGAAGACGAAGAATAA
- the efp gene encoding elongation factor P, which yields MVTASEFRKGVTFEKDGQPCLVVDFQHVKPGKGAAFVRTKYRNLITGATREEAFNPSDKFPKAQIETKQMQYLYNDGELYYFMDQETFDQIALDYVRVEDAIKFMKENEVATIRFFQGSPFEVEGPNFVELEITETEPGIKGNTASNVTKSATVETGAVVQVPLFINEGDKIKIDTRTGEYLSRVNN from the coding sequence ATGGTAACAGCAAGTGAATTCAGAAAAGGTGTAACTTTTGAAAAAGACGGTCAGCCATGTCTAGTAGTAGATTTCCAGCACGTTAAACCTGGAAAAGGGGCTGCTTTCGTTAGAACAAAATACAGAAATCTTATAACAGGAGCAACTAGAGAAGAAGCTTTCAACCCAAGTGATAAATTCCCTAAAGCTCAGATAGAAACTAAACAGATGCAGTATCTATACAACGATGGCGAATTATACTACTTCATGGATCAGGAAACATTTGATCAGATAGCATTAGATTACGTACGGGTTGAAGATGCTATAAAATTCATGAAAGAAAATGAAGTTGCTACAATAAGATTCTTCCAGGGAAGTCCATTCGAAGTTGAAGGACCAAACTTTGTTGAGTTAGAAATAACTGAAACAGAACCTGGTATAAAAGGAAATACAGCAAGCAACGTAACTAAATCAGCTACAGTTGAAACTGGAGCAGTTGTTCAGGTTCCTTTATTCATAAATGAAGGAGACAAAATAAAAATAGACACTAGAACTGGTGAATATTTATCAAGAGTAAACAACTAA